In a single window of the Burkholderia contaminans genome:
- a CDS encoding inclusion body family protein — translation MSRVTDVLVSFDTETILKKYPNPSKNPAAPTLIDWRYVYMVTNQDNVISGQAGGELDLKAQVGDLIRWRETSLSLGFENQVVFYKFVGNVGNELISTPTPRVAEASIPVPNTSKPEVPTCQKVANYYWSSECLKVGRVTYHFQFQIIDRNCQSQGCFSWDPFISIHN, via the coding sequence ATGTCACGCGTCACCGATGTGCTCGTCTCTTTCGATACCGAAACCATTCTCAAAAAATATCCGAATCCCAGCAAGAACCCGGCCGCACCGACGCTGATCGACTGGCGCTATGTCTATATGGTGACCAACCAGGACAACGTGATCTCCGGGCAGGCGGGCGGCGAACTCGACCTGAAGGCGCAGGTCGGCGACCTGATCCGCTGGCGTGAAACGAGCCTGTCGCTGGGCTTCGAGAACCAGGTCGTGTTCTACAAGTTCGTCGGCAACGTCGGCAACGAACTGATCTCGACGCCCACGCCGCGCGTCGCGGAAGCGTCCATTCCGGTGCCGAACACCAGCAAGCCCGAAGTGCCGACCTGCCAGAAGGTCGCGAACTACTACTGGTCGTCGGAATGCCTGAAAGTCGGCCGCGTGACGTACCACTTCCAGTTCCAGATCATCGATCGCAACTGCCAGAGCCAGGGCTGCTTCTCCTGGGATCCGTTCATCTCGATCCATAACTGA
- a CDS encoding GtrA family protein encodes MIGLLQAERTRLVRFGVSGLGSTAIHTLVAAALFAQFDATLVTANAIAFLCATAFSYVANTLWSFSSTVGTRNAVRFLAVTLAGFGETMLLARATEALDGSRGMSIAAIALLVPPTTFALHRLWTYR; translated from the coding sequence ATGATCGGTCTGCTCCAGGCCGAACGCACGCGGCTCGTGCGCTTCGGCGTGTCCGGGCTCGGCTCGACCGCGATCCACACGCTGGTCGCAGCGGCACTGTTCGCGCAGTTCGATGCGACGCTGGTGACGGCGAACGCGATCGCATTCCTCTGCGCGACGGCGTTCTCGTACGTCGCGAATACGCTGTGGAGCTTCTCGTCGACGGTCGGCACGCGCAACGCGGTGCGCTTTCTCGCGGTCACGCTGGCCGGCTTCGGCGAAACGATGCTGCTCGCGCGTGCGACCGAAGCGCTGGACGGCTCCCGCGGGATGAGCATCGCAGCGATCGCGCTGCTGGTTCCGCCGACCACGTTCGCGCTGCACCGGCTGTGGACCTACCGGTAA
- a CDS encoding glycosyltransferase family 2 protein gives MREPLYTPLISLVVPFYNEGEAVEHFFDVVIPLMTSIDAIRFEIVCVNDGSRDDTLDRLIRISTAERRVRVIDLTRNFGKEAALTAGLDEALGDAVIPLDADLQDPPSLIPVMIEHWRDGAEVVAAKRSNRACDSFAKRTAAAIYYRVHNLLSDVKLPENVGDFRLMDRKVVNALRSLPERHRFMKGLFAWVGYRTVIVEYQRDARSAGHSKFSGWKLWNFALEGITSFSTVPLRSWTYIGVGIAALAFLYGAFIILRTLVFGNPVLGYASLISVTLFIGGIELIGIGVVGEYIGRIYDESKQRPVYLVRRRYQAHGKVIELPVARDARRQMARRRVQPTRARIGER, from the coding sequence ATGCGGGAACCACTCTATACACCGCTCATCTCGCTGGTCGTGCCGTTCTATAACGAAGGCGAGGCCGTCGAGCACTTCTTCGACGTCGTAATTCCGCTGATGACGTCCATCGACGCGATCCGTTTCGAGATCGTCTGCGTGAACGACGGCAGCCGCGACGACACGCTCGACCGGCTGATCCGGATCAGCACCGCCGAGCGGCGCGTGCGCGTGATCGATCTCACCCGCAACTTCGGCAAGGAAGCGGCGCTCACGGCCGGCCTCGACGAAGCGCTCGGCGACGCGGTGATCCCGCTCGACGCCGACCTGCAGGATCCGCCGAGCCTGATTCCCGTGATGATCGAGCACTGGCGCGACGGCGCGGAAGTCGTCGCGGCGAAGCGCAGCAACCGCGCGTGCGACTCGTTCGCGAAACGCACGGCGGCCGCGATCTACTATCGCGTGCACAACCTGCTGTCGGACGTGAAACTGCCGGAGAACGTCGGCGATTTCCGGCTGATGGACCGCAAGGTCGTGAACGCGCTGCGCAGCCTGCCCGAGCGGCATCGCTTCATGAAGGGGCTGTTCGCGTGGGTCGGCTACCGCACCGTGATCGTCGAATACCAGCGCGACGCGCGCAGCGCCGGGCACTCGAAATTCTCCGGCTGGAAGCTGTGGAATTTCGCGCTCGAAGGCATCACCAGCTTCAGCACCGTGCCGCTGCGCAGCTGGACCTACATCGGCGTGGGCATCGCCGCGCTCGCGTTCCTGTACGGCGCGTTCATCATCCTGCGCACGCTGGTGTTCGGCAATCCGGTGCTCGGCTACGCGTCGCTGATCTCGGTCACGCTGTTCATCGGCGGAATCGAGCTCATCGGGATCGGTGTCGTCGGCGAATACATCGGGCGGATCTACGACGAGTCGAAGCAACGGCCCGTCTACCTGGTCCGCCGCCGCTACCAGGCGCACGGCAAGGTGATCGAACTGCCGGTCGCGCGCGACGCGCGCCGCCAGATGGCCCGCCGGCGCGTGCAGCCGACTCGCGCGCGGATCGGCGAACGCTGA